The Longimicrobium sp. genomic interval CCCGCCGCGGCCGCCGCCTCGCGCCCCAGGTACGTCGGCGTGATCCTCTCCGTCGTCACCTCCCCCTCCGCCAGCGTGAACCGGAACGCGACCGCCTCGGGGCGCGAGCTGACGGCGCGCACCAGCTGGCCATCGCGGAAGTGCAGGGCCACGCCGTCCTCCGCCGCCAGCGCCGGCGCGCCGAAGCGCCGCACGAACTCGGGGAAGAGCACCGGGCGCCGCCGGTCGCTGTCGTAGTGCGGCGAGAAGGCGCCGGGAAGGAAGCCCAGGCCGTTGGTCAGCGGCTTCAGGTCGGGGCTGTAGCTGTCGGTGATCCCCCGCTCGAACCAGCACAGCGCGCCCGCGCTCACCCCGCAGAAGATCGTCCCCGCCGCCAGCGCCTCGGCCACGGCGCGGTCCATCCCCTGCGCGCGCCACACGGCCAGCAGGTTCACCGTGTTCCCGCCGCCCACGTACACCAGGTCCTGCTCGCAGAGGAACCCCGCCAGGTCGTCGAACTTGCGGCTGAAGAGCGACAGGTAGGTGGGCTCGCACACGTCCGGCGGGAACGCCTCGCCGAA includes:
- a CDS encoding peptidase E, translating into MPSHPGQIIAMGGGGFTMEPDNPLLDQYVLAATGKRHPRVCFVPTAAGDAIGYIDRFGEAFPPDVCEPTYLSLFSRKFDDLAGFLCEQDLVYVGGGNTVNLLAVWRAQGMDRAVAEALAAGTIFCGVSAGALCWFERGITDSYSPDLKPLTNGLGFLPGAFSPHYDSDRRRPVLFPEFVRRFGAPALAAEDGVALHFRDGQLVRAVSSRPEAVAFRFTLAEGEVTTERITPTYLGREAAAAAG